accttcctgagtagctggaactacaggcgcgcgccaccccGCCTGGCTTGAGTTTCGTTTTTAGCTAGTGTTGGCTGGCTCTCCGTATCGGCATGACAAGACATGCTAGTTTAAAAAGCGCagaaacggccgggcgcggtggctcaagcctgtaatcccagcactttgggaggccgagacgggcggatcacaaggtcaggagatcaagaccatcctggctaacacggtgaaaccccgtctctactaaaaatacaaaaaaattagccgggcgtggtagcgggcccctgtagtcccagctactcgggaggctgaggcaggagaatggcgtgaacccaggaggcggagcttgtagtgagcctagatcgcgccactgcactccagcctgggtgacagagcaaagactccgtctcaaaaaaaaaaaaaaaaaaaaaaagcgcagaAACAGGAACCTGTATTTTCCAGTCTACGGCCAACGCAGTTGCAGAAGATCCTGCAAGCCGCCGGTGTTCTGTACTAAGCCAGTGTCTCACTTCGCTCGCTCGCTTCCGGTGGGCGCAGAAACGTCATCAGAAAGCGCCGGAAGTGCCCTCGCGCTGCCTAGGAGACAAGACGCGAGACCGGCAGCGCCCACCCGGTCGCCATGGAGCTTCCCCTAGGGCAGTGCCATGATTCCCGCTCCTGGGACGATGACTCGGACCCAGAGTCAGAGACAGACCCAGACGCGCAGGCCGAGGCCTACGTGGCCCGCGTTCTCAGTCCGCCAAAATCCGGGCTGGCGTTCCCGCGTCCCTCGCAGCTATCCACGCCCGCCGCGTCCCCGAGCGCTTCGGAGCCTCGGGCCGCGTCCAAGGTTTCGGCCGTAAGTGAGCCAGGCCTTCTGAGCCTTCCCCCGGAGCTGCTGCTCGAGATCTGCTCCTACCTGGACGCCCGCCTCGTGCTCCACGTCCTGTCGCGCGTGTGCCACGCGCTGCGCGATCTCGTGTATGACCGTGTCACCTGGAGGCTACGCGCGCTACGCCGCGTACGCGCGCCCTACCCAGTGGTGGAAGGTGCGCGCACCCAGGGACTGGGGGCTCCCAGGTCAGGCTTGGGGCGGGGAAGAGGTGCATGGGGTGTTCTGGACACAGCCTCTGGAGCAGGCTTCGTGGCTGTCCTGGCTcaggctggaggctgaggtagttaCTGGTGGTGCCGAAGCTCCTGAGGACCTCTGGGTGGACCACGAGGCAGTCAGGCACTTGGCTTCCTGAGACTGTGGCCCCTGGACGACTCAGGATCCAAATATCCTCAGGCTTGGGGTCTTGTGGTACTAAGCCCCTGACTCCTGACTGGGGATTAACACAGGGACTTGAAGCCTTAGGCTCTGGAGTTTATGCTAGGGCTCAAAGTGAGCCTAAGGATCCTCAGGTTCTGAGTCCAGCTTACAAGCTGAGACAGCACCTGTTGATGTCAAAACTTCTGAGCCCTAGAGCCTTGACGCAGTTAGGGGTGAGACAGTGGCTCTTGGCCCTGAGTTGATTGGTTCCTGAGGGAGAACAGCTTGTGACCTTTGAATCGATATTGTTGATCCTGATACAGCTGGATCCTCAGGCCCTTAAGCCAAGATGTATTACAGCTTGGGTGTTTGATACCCTTAACCTGGAAGCTTTGATTCTGCTTCCAGGTCAAGGTAATCAAACACTCAACCTTAGAGAGGAATCAGGATCACTCCGGGATCAGTGATTCTCAAGGTGTTGCCATTCAACCCCCTAGGTCAGACTCTCCCAAACAGCTTAATAAACATAGATGCTTGGACCCTGTCCATACCACTGAATCTGCATCTGGGGTTTGCATTCTGCATATTGACAAGGCTCCCTAGTTTCCAGATACTCTTTGAGGAACAGCCCCCTTGGTCCGGttcagatggctgaggcaggaagggtTAGTCATGAGGCCCCAGCTTCTATGCTGAGCCTGAGGTCAGACCTCAACATCCTGAGACCACTGTCCCCTGAGTTTGGGTTGGGGGATGGGGCCTGGAGAGGTAGTTCTGAGACCCCAGTTCCCAATTTCTGGAAATTGGAGTGAGTAGTAGTCCTAGACCTGCCTGGGAAATGGGCAGGCAGTTGGCCCCAAGACCTGAGCCTGGGTTGGCTTGGGGCAGGAGTAGGGATCTCCATGGGGTTCTGTCCAAGTCTGGTGTAGGGTGGGTTCCCTGGAAGCCAGGGTTGGGCTTGGCCAGCTGGGGTGGGTGCTAGGGTCCCTGCCCACCGGGCACCCTACTCGTGGTAACCCACAGAGAAGAACTTTGACTGGCCGGCAGCCTGCATTGCGCTGGAGGAGCACCTGTCCCGCTGGGCAGAGGATGGGCGCCGGGCCGAATACTTCTGCTTGGCCGATGGGCACCTGGCTGCCGTTGACTCAGTGCTGCTGCTCCAGGTGAGACGGGGTCTGTGGGGGGCCAGGCAGGGGTGGGCCAGGGTGGCCCTGACAACATCACCTTGCCCCCTTTCCAGGGTGGGTCACTCTGTCTGTCGGGCTCCCGAGATCGCACTGTCAACTTGTGGGACCTGCGGCAGCTGGGGACGGAGCCCAGCCAGGTTCTGGTCAAGACCTTGGGTACTAAGCGGAATAGTACCCACGAGGTGAGGGGTCAGGTGGGGATAGGAGGTGTGAGGCCTGAGTACGGTATCTTGGTTAAGGCCCCAGGTTTTGGTACAGGATCACACAGATTTGAATCTGACTTTTCTATCCTTGGTGTGACTTTGGGTGAGATCTGTGTcttctccgtgcctcagtttctacTTCTGTCCAGTGGGTGATTAGCATGAGGATGAAGGAGATGCATTATGCATTAATGTGGACATACATTAagctcagtcttttttttttttttttttttttttttgagacggagtctcgctctgtagcccaggctggagtgcagtggccggatctcagctcactgcaagctccgcctcccgggttcacgccattctccggcctcagcctcccgagtagctgggactacaggcgctgccacctcgcccggctattttttgtatttcttagtagagacggggtttcaccgtgttagccaggatggtctcgatctcctgacctcgtgatccgcccatctcggcctcccaaagtgctgggattacaggcttgagccaccgcgcctggccttttttttttttttttttttttgagatggagtcctgctttgtcacccaggctggagtgcagtggtatgatctcagctcactgcaacctctgcctcccgggttcaagtgattctcctgcctcagcctcccaagtagctgagactacaggtgcatgccaccacacctggctaatttttttttttttttttttgagatggagtctcactttgttgctaggctggagtgtggtggtgcgatcttggctcactgaaacctccgcctcccaggttcaagcaattctcttgcctcagcctcctgagtagctgggactacaggtgccccgccatcatgcccagctaatgtttgtatttttagtagagacggggtttcaccatgttggccaggatgttctccatctccagacctcgtgatctgcctgcctcagcctcccaaagtgctgggattacaggcatgagccacccggcctttatttatatagtttttgagagaatctcgctctgtcacccaagctggagtgcaatggcatgatctcggcccactgcaacctctgcctccggggttcaagtgattctcctgcctcagcctcccaagtagctgggattacaggtgcctgccaccatgcccagctaattttttttaatggaatctcactctgttgctcaggctgtagtgcagtggcacaatctcagcttactgcaacctcgcctcctgagcagctggaattataggcatgtgccaccatgcccagctaatttttttttttttgtgtgtatatatatatatatgtgtgtgtatatatatgtttttttttttaatctttagtagacacaaggtttcgccatgttggccaggctggtctcaaactcctggcctcaagttatctgcctgccttagcctcccaaagtgctaggattacaggcatgagccacggtgcccggccaagCTCAGGctctgacacacagtaggtgctcaatagatGTCAGGTACACCTTGAGAGGCCCAGTGCAGAGCAGTTATGAGACTGCCCTTAGAGATCAGCCGACTCTGAGCATGACTGTCATCTCGTGAGAAGTGACTGTGGAGGAGCATCTCTACCAGTCGCTAAGGTGGTCAGGCCGGTGGCTGAGAGCTCGGGCTTGGGGCCAGGTTGCTGGGTTCAAATTCACACTGTGctgcttcctggctgtgtgaccttgagtgagaAACTCAACCTCTCTGGGGcccagtttccccatttgtaaactGAGATACATGATAGTGCCCTCCTCTGTGGGACTGGGGGGCAGTAAGTCAGCATCCACCACCCTGTGCGTATTAGCTCCTGAGGCAAGGGATGTTTTCTGCCCAATTTGCTGATGAATGAACTGAGGGAGGTGATACGGTTTGCCAGGTCACAAAGTAGAGGCCATACTCTTAATCACTTGTCATGGGGCTTCAAACCACCACTGGTGCTGAGTCTCTGCAAAACTTGACTTAGAAATGTTATTGGGCCAGGGTGCAGTTAgttgctcaggcctgtaatcctaacacttcgggaggctgaggcaggaggactgcttgaacccaggagtttgagaccagcctgggcaacatgggagactctgactctacaaaaaataccaaaaaattatccgggtgtggtggccggcacctgtagtcccagctactcgggaggctgaggcaggagaacggcgtgaccctgggaggcagagcttgctgtgagccaggatcacgtcactgcactccagcctgggagacagagcaagactctgtctcaaaaaaaaaaaaaaaaaaaaaaaaaaaaaaaattagcagagcacagtggcatgcgcctgtagttccagctcttCGGGAAGCTGTGgtacaaggatcacttgagcctggaaggtggaggccgcagtgagccatgattgcaccactgcattcgtgcctgggtgacagagcaagacatcatctcaaaaaaaaaaaaaagtgtttctgtgccaggcacagtggctcacacctgtaatcccagcactttgggaggctgaggcgggtggatcacctgaggttgggagtttgagaccagcctggccaacatggtgaaaccccgactctactaataatacaaaaattagccgggcgtggtggcacaagcatgtaatcccagctactagggaggctaaggcgggagaatcacttaaacccggaaggcggaggttgcagtgagccaagatcaagccactgcactccagcctggatgacaagagtgaaattccgtccccccaaaaaaaaaaaaaaagtttctgggtGGGGTGTGAAGTCAGGCTGACCTATGGACACAAACTTTAATCTGTAATCAACTGGAACTTGCTCTGGGTTCTTGCTCTGGGTTCCTTCCTCTGACCCTTGATTTTGTCGTCTGTGCAATGGGGATGATCACCTGGAGCCAAAGTTGGGTATTGTACTTACTGCAGCATCTATCACAGTGGGCATTGGGGAGGAagagctgtgtggctttgggtgagtctcttgacctctctgagccttaccTGCAAAAACACAACAATCCCAGTCTGGGACCCCCCATGGGCTGTGGCAGGTGTGTGACTGCTGCTCCCATCccacagggctgggtgtggtcacTGGCAGCGCAGGACCACCGCGTGTGCTCTGGCTCCTGGGACAGCACAGTGAAGCTCTGGGACCTGGCAGCAGATGGGCAGCAGTTCGGCGAGATAAAGTGTGAGGGGGTCTGGGCAGGGGATCTGGGGGGATAGGACCCTGCCCGGCCACAGCCAAAGCCCTGTGGTCTGTGTGTCCCCAGGACCAGCTCAGCCGTGCTGTGCCTCTCCTACCTGTCTGACGTCCTGGTGACTGGCACCTATgacaagaaggtggccatctatgACCCCAGAGGTGGGCCAAGAATCCTGGGGCCCAGGTTGGGAGATGTCATGTTGGGGAAGGAGACAATGGGGCTTCACAGCCTGGCTGGGGTCATAGTCACATAACCACATACTCACCACTCGGAGTGGCCGTGCTGTGCTGGTACAATATAGGCAACTTGGGCAGCGGGTGCAGATGAAGTTTGGGCAGCCCTGGGGGCCGGTTAGAATCCTGGCTGTCCCACTTCCTACCTGTGTGACCCCCAGACAAGCTTGAAgctcggtttccccatctgtgaaatccAGATAATAATACCACGCCAGCCCCATGGGTTAATGGGGGAAGATGATAATAGTAACAGTGGTAGATTAAGTACATTTTtttatgctgggtgtggtggtgcccacctatagtc
The sequence above is drawn from the Macaca thibetana thibetana isolate TM-01 chromosome 19, ASM2454274v1, whole genome shotgun sequence genome and encodes:
- the FBXW9 gene encoding F-box/WD repeat-containing protein 9 isoform X1 produces the protein MELPLGQCHDSRSWDDDSDPESETDPDAQAEAYVARVLSPPKSGLAFPRPSQLSTPAASPSASEPRAASKVSAVSEPGLLSLPPELLLEICSYLDARLVLHVLSRVCHALRDLVYDRVTWRLRALRRVRAPYPVVEEKNFDWPAACIALEEHLSRWAEDGRRAEYFCLADGHLAAVDSVLLLQGGSLCLSGSRDRTVNLWDLRQLGTEPSQVLVKTLGTKRNSTHEGWVWSLAAQDHRVCSGSWDSTVKLWDLAADGQQFGEIKTSSAVLCLSYLSDVLVTGTYDKKVAIYDPRASPALLKCQQLHSRPVLALMADDQHIISGSEDRTLVVVDRRANRVLQRLQLDSYLLCMSYQEPQLWAGDNHGLLHVFVNRNGCLQLIRSFDVGHSFPITGIQYSVGALYTTSTDRSIRVHVPTDPPRTICTRKYDSTLNRVCAEGNLVVAGSGDVSLEVWRLPA
- the FBXW9 gene encoding F-box/WD repeat-containing protein 9 isoform X2, which produces MELPLGQCHDSRSWDDDSDPESETDPDAQAEAYVARVLSPPKSGLAFPRPSQLSTPAASPSASEPRAASKVSAVSEPGLLSLPPELLLEICSYLDARLVLHVLSRVCHALRDLVYDRVTWRLRALRRVRAPYPVVEEKNFDWPAACIALEEHLSRWAEDGRRAEYFCLADGHLAAVDSVLLLQGGSLCLSGSRDRTVNLWDLRQLGTEPSQVLVKTLGTKRNSTHEGWVWSLAAQDHRVCSGSWDSTVKLWDLAADGQQFGEIKTSSAVLCLSYLSDVLVTGTYDKKVAIYDPRASPALLKCQQLHSRPVLALMADDQHIISGSEDRTLVVVDRRANRVLQRLQLDSYLLCMSYQEPQLWAGDNHGLLHVFVNRNGCLQLIRVHVPTDPPRTICTRKYDSTLNRVCAEGNLVVAGSGDVSLEVWRLPA